One part of the Prosthecobacter vanneervenii genome encodes these proteins:
- a CDS encoding tetratricopeptide repeat protein, translated as MAAAPAQTFPDWAGTALILVVTLLAYYPALPGGFLWDDEEWTKNIEELRQSWHGLWRMWSDFKALQQYYPVSGTTFWIDGRLWGSWTFPYHVENVLLHGIAAVMFWRLLRRLEVRGAFLAGALFAWHPVMVESVAWVTERKNVLSMVFYLGAFLAYGHYTGFWKEETPPRRRCMYGLALGLFVLALLAKITVFAFPVALALLCWWRRGTLRWRQDLLPLIPFLVISVVVGAGISWLEKYSVGAVGNDWDWTFAERILIAGHALWFYARQMFFPVGQSFIYVQWHPDAGSWWHWVCALSALAVIVGVWLARKKVGRGVVVAVWYFAGTLFPLLGFMNVYGMRFSVVADHWVYLPGMSLIVLAAYALAGSGKLLGKRGELACMVVVLALMPVLAWRQTWQYQGMEALWLSTLEKNPQCWLAHNNYGILLVEDGRLDAGISHYREALKHRPDYAEGFNNLATALMKKGATDEALQLYRKAVSLNPGSSACNFDLGNTLLQKGEIDEAMQYLTRALELRPSRAETLNSLATALTRKGEIDEAIKLCRKALELRPDYPEAHNNLGFLLLRKNEIDEAMQHCRRAIELRPGYAEAQNNLGNAFLQQGRIDDAIPCYREAQHLQPESADAPFNLGNAHLMKGQIDASIDFYEQALKLRPAYAEASYSLGNAWMQKRRLDKAVEHFQTALKAAPDHIPTLNNLAWILATSREASLRDGAAAVELMLHADKIAGGTSPVIKNTLAAAYAEAGRFDDARVASRQAADLALQQGNTDLSRLIREEQILFESGRPFRDSGP; from the coding sequence GTGGCCGCAGCTCCGGCGCAGACTTTTCCAGACTGGGCGGGCACAGCACTCATCCTGGTAGTCACGCTGCTGGCCTACTACCCGGCGCTGCCCGGCGGCTTCTTGTGGGACGACGAGGAGTGGACCAAAAACATCGAGGAACTGAGGCAGAGCTGGCATGGGCTCTGGCGCATGTGGAGCGACTTCAAGGCCCTGCAGCAGTACTACCCTGTGAGCGGCACCACCTTCTGGATCGACGGCCGTCTGTGGGGCAGCTGGACCTTCCCCTACCATGTGGAGAATGTGCTCCTGCACGGCATTGCCGCCGTCATGTTTTGGCGTCTGCTGCGGCGGCTGGAGGTGCGCGGTGCCTTTCTGGCCGGAGCCTTGTTTGCCTGGCATCCGGTCATGGTCGAGTCGGTGGCATGGGTCACCGAGCGCAAAAACGTGCTCTCCATGGTCTTCTACCTCGGGGCCTTCCTGGCCTATGGTCATTACACCGGTTTCTGGAAGGAGGAGACTCCGCCCCGCAGGCGCTGCATGTATGGGCTGGCACTGGGGCTCTTTGTGCTGGCGCTGCTGGCCAAGATCACGGTCTTTGCCTTTCCGGTGGCATTGGCGCTCCTTTGCTGGTGGCGGCGCGGCACACTCCGCTGGCGGCAGGATCTGCTGCCGCTGATCCCGTTTCTGGTCATTTCGGTCGTGGTAGGTGCTGGTATCTCCTGGCTGGAAAAATACAGTGTGGGCGCTGTCGGGAACGACTGGGACTGGACCTTTGCTGAGCGCATTCTCATCGCAGGCCATGCCCTGTGGTTCTACGCCCGGCAGATGTTCTTCCCCGTGGGGCAGTCCTTCATCTATGTGCAGTGGCATCCGGATGCCGGCTCATGGTGGCACTGGGTCTGCGCGCTGTCCGCGCTTGCCGTCATCGTTGGTGTCTGGCTGGCGCGCAAAAAAGTCGGGCGCGGCGTGGTGGTGGCGGTTTGGTATTTCGCCGGCACGCTCTTTCCGCTGCTCGGCTTCATGAACGTGTACGGCATGCGCTTCTCCGTGGTGGCAGACCACTGGGTGTACCTGCCCGGCATGAGCTTGATCGTGCTGGCGGCGTACGCGCTGGCAGGCAGTGGAAAGCTCTTGGGAAAGCGCGGAGAGCTGGCATGCATGGTGGTGGTGCTGGCTCTCATGCCCGTGCTGGCCTGGCGTCAGACGTGGCAGTATCAGGGCATGGAGGCCCTGTGGCTCTCCACGCTGGAGAAAAACCCGCAGTGCTGGCTCGCGCACAACAACTACGGCATCCTGCTCGTGGAAGACGGCCGCCTCGACGCTGGCATATCCCACTACCGCGAGGCCTTGAAGCACAGGCCCGACTATGCGGAAGGGTTCAACAATCTGGCCACCGCGCTGATGAAAAAAGGTGCCACAGACGAGGCGCTGCAGCTTTACCGCAAGGCCGTCTCCCTCAATCCCGGCAGCTCCGCCTGCAACTTTGACCTTGGCAACACCCTGCTGCAAAAAGGCGAGATCGATGAGGCCATGCAGTATCTCACGCGTGCCCTCGAGCTGCGCCCTTCACGCGCGGAAACCCTCAACAGCCTGGCCACGGCCCTCACGCGCAAAGGCGAGATCGACGAAGCAATAAAACTCTGCCGCAAAGCCCTGGAGCTCCGCCCCGACTACCCCGAGGCGCACAATAACCTCGGCTTCCTCCTCCTGCGCAAAAACGAGATCGATGAAGCCATGCAGCACTGCCGCAGAGCCATCGAGCTGCGGCCCGGCTACGCGGAGGCACAAAACAATCTCGGCAACGCCTTTCTCCAGCAGGGCCGCATTGACGATGCCATCCCATGCTATCGCGAAGCGCAGCACCTGCAGCCCGAATCCGCAGATGCTCCCTTCAATCTCGGCAACGCCCATCTGATGAAAGGTCAGATCGATGCCTCCATCGATTTCTACGAGCAGGCCCTGAAACTCCGCCCGGCCTACGCCGAGGCCAGCTACAGCCTCGGCAATGCCTGGATGCAAAAGCGCCGCCTCGACAAGGCGGTGGAGCATTTCCAGACCGCGCTCAAAGCCGCGCCCGACCACATCCCCACTCTCAACAACCTCGCTTGGATTCTCGCCACTTCCAGAGAGGCATCCCTGCGCGATGGCGCTGCTGCCGTCGAACTGATGCTGCATGCGGACAAGATCGCAGGCGGCACCAGCCCCGTGATCAAAAACACCCTCGCTGCCGCCTATGCGGAGGCGGGCCGCTTTGACGATGCACGGGTGGCATCCCGGCAGGCGGCGGACCTGGCCCTGCAGCAGGGAAACACAGATCTCTCCCGCCTCATCAGAGAGGAGCAGATCCTCTTTGAGTCGGGCAGGCCTTTCCGCGACAGCGGACCCTGA
- a CDS encoding tetratricopeptide repeat protein, which yields MPKSSPKKNQPAASAAPAPRRLPEWAFMLALLLLAFAAYYPSLNGGFVWDDDSWTANIEPMLRDGAGLWKMWRDPTALQQYYPLSGTTFWLDFQCWGWWTLPYHVENLLLHLAAALLFWRVLVQFQVPGAWLAAAVFAVHPVMVESVAWITERKNVLSLVFFLAALLSYGRFVSFWHSEDRAAGGWRAYTAAMVFFILALLAKVTAFAFPAVLLVLCWWRRGSIRWRADVLPLLPFFAVAIAFGLGIAWLETHTVGASGPDWDWSWPQRFLLAGRALWFYACKVFLPLGLSFIYPQWTPDAGSVFHWLMLVSAVGVFVVLWLARARLGRGPLAAACLFAGTLFPVLGFMNVYGMRFSVVADHWVYVSTLPLLALMAAGLVAVMQRLQHQGLRQGLYGLLLLLLALQSWRQAGQYRSMETLWRSTLEKNPGCWMAWNNLGNLILQQGKIDESISFFSKALELRPHYAEAHNNLGEALLRKGLFADYQKELDRVIAEFQSAVDLEPWNAAGYYNLGSALLQAGKFDESISRFEKALSLKEAYDDAHNNLGVALVQKNRVDDAISHYRRALQLRPSNVEAMVNLGAALLGRGQVDEAVALYEQALKLQPDHSGAHNNLGMALLQKGRAPEAMQHLQRSLELRPTNAEAHCNLAKCLSEEGKFEAAIQHYESALKVRPGYGDALYGLGVALSRTGHVKEAVQQYQLAVQSEPARADARINLGNLLLQLGDVTAAVDHLERAVELAPGELLSHNSLGNAYLQARKISEAVQQFELALKSSPDNWVVLNNLAWILATSQQASVRDGVRAVSLARQSSKAAGEENPFVLRTLAAAYAEAGQFDEALQSAASARRMAQVLGNTSLAEAIQAAMQLYQAKTPFRDVQ from the coding sequence ATGCCGAAAAGCAGCCCCAAGAAAAACCAGCCCGCAGCCAGTGCTGCACCCGCTCCACGCCGTCTGCCGGAGTGGGCGTTCATGCTGGCGCTGCTCTTGCTGGCCTTTGCGGCTTACTATCCATCCCTGAACGGCGGCTTTGTCTGGGATGATGATTCGTGGACGGCCAACATCGAGCCTATGCTCCGGGACGGCGCGGGCCTGTGGAAGATGTGGCGCGATCCCACCGCCCTGCAGCAGTACTACCCGCTCAGCGGCACCACCTTCTGGCTCGACTTTCAATGTTGGGGCTGGTGGACGCTCCCCTACCATGTGGAAAATCTGCTGCTGCATCTCGCGGCGGCGCTGTTGTTCTGGCGCGTGCTGGTCCAGTTTCAGGTGCCCGGCGCGTGGCTGGCGGCTGCTGTGTTTGCCGTCCATCCGGTCATGGTGGAGTCGGTGGCCTGGATCACCGAACGCAAAAACGTGCTCTCCCTGGTGTTCTTTTTGGCCGCGCTGCTGTCCTACGGCAGGTTCGTTTCATTCTGGCACTCTGAAGACAGGGCTGCAGGTGGCTGGCGTGCGTACACCGCTGCCATGGTCTTCTTCATCCTGGCCCTTCTGGCCAAGGTCACGGCCTTTGCTTTTCCGGCGGTGCTGCTGGTGCTGTGCTGGTGGCGGCGTGGCAGCATCCGCTGGCGTGCAGATGTGCTGCCGCTGCTGCCCTTCTTTGCCGTCGCCATCGCATTCGGTCTCGGCATCGCATGGCTGGAGACCCACACCGTCGGTGCCAGTGGTCCGGACTGGGACTGGTCATGGCCGCAGCGCTTCCTCCTCGCAGGCAGGGCCCTGTGGTTCTACGCTTGCAAGGTCTTCCTGCCGCTCGGGCTCAGCTTCATCTATCCACAGTGGACCCCGGATGCCGGCTCCGTCTTCCACTGGCTCATGCTGGTTTCCGCCGTGGGGGTGTTTGTGGTTCTGTGGCTGGCTCGTGCCCGCCTGGGCCGCGGGCCGCTGGCGGCTGCCTGTCTCTTTGCCGGCACCCTGTTTCCCGTCCTCGGGTTCATGAATGTGTACGGCATGCGCTTCTCCGTGGTGGCAGACCACTGGGTTTATGTCTCCACCCTGCCCTTGCTGGCATTGATGGCCGCTGGCCTCGTGGCAGTGATGCAGCGGCTCCAGCACCAGGGGCTCCGTCAGGGGCTCTATGGCCTGCTGCTCCTCCTGCTGGCGTTGCAGAGCTGGCGGCAGGCTGGCCAGTATCGCAGCATGGAGACCCTCTGGCGTTCCACGCTGGAGAAAAATCCCGGCTGCTGGATGGCTTGGAACAATCTGGGAAACCTGATCCTCCAGCAGGGCAAGATCGATGAATCCATCTCCTTCTTCAGCAAAGCGCTGGAGCTCAGGCCTCACTACGCCGAGGCGCATAACAACCTGGGCGAGGCGCTTCTGCGCAAAGGCCTCTTCGCCGACTACCAGAAAGAGCTGGATCGTGTCATCGCTGAATTTCAGAGCGCCGTTGATCTGGAGCCGTGGAATGCCGCAGGCTATTACAATCTCGGCAGCGCCCTGCTTCAGGCCGGTAAATTCGACGAGTCGATTTCCCGCTTTGAAAAAGCACTCAGCCTCAAGGAGGCCTACGACGACGCCCACAACAATCTCGGCGTGGCGCTGGTGCAGAAGAACCGGGTCGATGACGCCATCAGCCATTACCGCCGCGCCTTGCAGCTCAGGCCTTCCAATGTCGAGGCCATGGTCAATCTCGGCGCCGCGCTGCTTGGTCGTGGGCAGGTCGATGAAGCGGTCGCTCTTTACGAGCAGGCGCTGAAGCTTCAGCCAGACCACTCCGGCGCGCACAACAATCTGGGCATGGCCCTCCTGCAAAAGGGCAGGGCGCCGGAGGCTATGCAGCACCTTCAGCGCTCCCTGGAGCTCAGGCCCACCAATGCCGAGGCCCATTGCAACCTGGCCAAATGCCTCAGCGAAGAGGGTAAATTCGAAGCTGCCATCCAGCATTACGAGAGCGCGCTCAAGGTGCGCCCCGGTTACGGCGATGCACTCTATGGCCTCGGTGTGGCGCTGAGCCGCACCGGCCATGTCAAAGAGGCCGTACAGCAGTATCAGCTGGCCGTGCAGAGCGAGCCCGCACGCGCCGATGCCCGGATCAATCTCGGAAACCTGCTGCTGCAGCTGGGAGATGTCACCGCGGCTGTGGACCATCTTGAGCGTGCCGTGGAGCTCGCGCCAGGAGAGCTGCTTTCCCACAACAGCCTTGGCAATGCCTACCTTCAGGCTCGCAAAATCTCCGAGGCCGTGCAGCAGTTTGAGCTGGCTCTCAAGAGCAGCCCCGACAATTGGGTGGTTCTCAACAACCTCGCATGGATCCTCGCCACCTCACAGCAGGCTTCTGTGCGCGATGGAGTCAGGGCAGTGTCTCTGGCCCGGCAGTCCAGCAAAGCCGCAGGCGAGGAAAACCCATTCGTTCTGCGCACCCTCGCCGCTGCTTATGCCGAGGCCGGACAGTTTGATGAAGCCCTGCAGTCCGCCGCATCGGCCAGGCGCATGGCTCAGGTGCTCGGAAACACCTCTCTGGCGGAAGCCATTCAGGCGGCCATGCAGCTTTATCAGGCAAAGACCCCGTTCAGGGATGTCCAGTGA